The genomic DNA ATTTCGAGGTGAAATCCTCTGCGTTCCTCTTGCCAATCTCTTTATCCCCTACGGTTTACCCGAGGCGATTCCGGAAACCGCAGCGAACGATGAATCCGAAAGAGACCCTCCGCCCCGGTGACGCCCTGCTGATCGTCGACGTGCAGAACGATTTCTGTCCTGGAGGGGCGTTGCCGATCCCGGAGGGAGACCAGGTGATCCCGCCGCTGAACGAGTGGATCGCCGCCGCCGAGGCGGCCGGGATCCCGGTCTACGCCTCGCGGGACTGGCATCCACGCGGACACCCGAGCTTCGTCGAGGAGGGTGGTGAGTGGCCGGTGCACTGCCTGCAGGACAGTGAGGGCGCCGCCTTCCACCCCGACCTGCGGCTGCCCGCCGACACGGTGGTGGTCACCAAGGGGACCCGCTTCGACCAGGACCAGTACTCCGCCTTCGACCAGACCGGCCTGCACGAGCGCCTGCGCAAGGACGGGATCCGTCGCCTGTGGACCGGCGGACTCGCGCAGGACGTCTGCGTCTGCGCCACCGCCCTCGACGCCCGCAAGCTGGGCTACGACGTCACCCTCATTCCCGGAGGCTCGCTCCCCGTGACCCGCGAAGGCGGCGAGGATGCACTGCGACGGATGCGCGAGGCGGGGGTCGGGGTGAGGGGGTGACAAGGTGACAAGGTGAGCAGGCAAGACAAGGAGACAGGGAGGCAAGGAGGGTGGTAAACGGGTGACCAGGTGAGCAGGTGACAGCCGACGAGTAGCCGCCGGCCGAGTTCATCGCCGGCCTTGGTGATTCGAAGCTGCGGCGTCGAGTCGCTGCTCTCATCGAGCCGAGGCACCAGCCCGAAGTACGCTCCCACCTCTCGGCTGGCAGAGAATCGGCTGGGATCCTC from Longimicrobiaceae bacterium includes the following:
- a CDS encoding nicotinamidase, with translation MNPKETLRPGDALLIVDVQNDFCPGGALPIPEGDQVIPPLNEWIAAAEAAGIPVYASRDWHPRGHPSFVEEGGEWPVHCLQDSEGAAFHPDLRLPADTVVVTKGTRFDQDQYSAFDQTGLHERLRKDGIRRLWTGGLAQDVCVCATALDARKLGYDVTLIPGGSLPVTREGGEDALRRMREAGVGVRG